The nucleotide sequence GCATTGGATGTCAGATAGACATGCAGATCATGTCTATATTGGGTCGGTCAGTCCATGAGCAATTCTGGACATCTATATAGCGTCTAAACTAGGTCCACGATTTGGATGTCCAACGATGACCCAACTTGTACGTCAGTATGATGCTCAACATTTGAACTTTGGACTGGGTAATATTTTTGGATGTCATGTGGACGTCTATGACAATGTGAATTGTGAACTCATCCTTCTTTCTTTGGCACCTTTACAACAGATTATGGACTGTCAGTCTTGTTTTGTAAATGAAAAGCTTATCAGCCAACTCATGAGGTGTTGTGTGTCTATAGGTTGGCTGTTTTGTATGTCTTACAACTATAGTCCATAGTTCAATGTCACTTGTTCAAGAGAACATGTCTGCTCTTTATGGTAAACACCATCACTGTGTGATGGAATATTGAGTATTGTAAAGCTGGGTTTTTCTAAACCAGTTTTGTCTTTGTCAGGTGGTGTGTACTCTACAGTTTGGACATTGAGTGAGGTGTCCTTCCCTTTTAGGAGCTAAACCACCTAACAATCTACATGTAGTGATCTCATCGTCTTTCCAAACCCCAGTCAAATAAACAGTAGAACTAAACTAATCTAGATTAATGCCTGTGTTTACAGATGTCTTTGAGAGTTAGACAGAGGCGAAAATGCCAGAAAGAACTGGATTAACTCCTACGCCATTCTGTCAGTGATGGTGAACAAGAGGGCATTGAAAATGATGATGACAGTGCACCTGTTTAATGGACAAAGTAAGCCAAGTCCTCTTGGGGAGTATTTAAAAGACTTTGCGGCCAAATACAAAAATCTCAAAGAATCACAAAGACAATGGTATGGTTTATATAGGCCAGACTTACAATGTCAATATTAATGCTCTGATCTGTGACGCGCCAGCAAGGTATATCTGAAATGTGTTAAAGGTCATACTCCATATAAGAGTTGTGAAAGATGATCAATCAGAGGTGATCGTGTTGGTAGAAGAATAGTTTTCAGGGAACAGGATTGCACTTCTCGAACAGATGAGGGTTTCTTCATAGTGGAGTACAGTAACCATAAAACTGGTATCAGCCCCTGGAATTCCTTGTGTTAGCTCATTTGTCTTAGATTATATGCATATTGTTTGCTTGGGAATAGTTAGGCACCTGTTTATTTACTTGACTCATGGGCCAAAAGTCTGTTGTTTATCTATGAGGCAAAAGAATGTAATTTCTTACAAAGTAATTGCAGGAAGAGGGAGGATCCCAAATGAATTTGCTCAACAAATGCGGGTTTTACACGAAATAGGTGGAAAGCCACTGAACTATGTCAGTTTTTGCTATACACAGGTCCTGTGGTATTGAAAACTGCTGTCCCCCGAAaggtgcaaacatttcttgttctTGACTGTATCCATGTCGATAATGCTAAAGTCAGATGAGTGGATTCGAAATGCTTATCGTCAaactttttttcatgtgctgtgGTGACCTGGCAAGACCTTTCCTATATACAGTGTACATGGACTAATTCATCTCCATGAGGATGCCAGCCACTTCAACTGTTCCTTAAATTGCATTTCCTGTTTCCTATTTGAAAACTACCTGCAACAAATCAATAAACATGTGAGGAGTGTGAGAAGCCCCCAGTGTAACCTTCATCACTCTTCTCTGCATGTCCCGACTCTCTCAACCTCTCCCTTTTTACTTGATCCATTAGCTTAACCTGGACTGCCTCTCTAATGTAGTTATTAGTCACTCAAGTCGCCTATTCATGTCTGTCACCTCCACCTCCGCATTGTCTCTTTTAACATGACAAATTGTGAGTTGTTGATTAGGATTTGTGTCATTTTCTCTGAAGTTGAACCATTTGCTTTGTATACGTCTGCTACATTGGTACTCAAAATGGGCTCCATGTGCTATCGTAACGTATTGGGTTCTAAATTGGATGCCAACAGGTCTGTAACTTTGACAGTGTACAAATGGAACCTAATGGAACGGTAAAGTTGTAAAGGACAAAGAGAACCCTCAGGATGAGTGGATGACTGTTATGGCCTGTCTACGGGTGGCCAGACCACTACATAAGGGTGATTCGTCCTTGTCAGACCTCAAGCAGCCACATCACACAATGGGTGTGATCAATCATTTATTTGCAATATGTTATTTTGTTAGGTTTTGACAGCAAAGAGGAGCGGGCTAGAACTTCAGGGTAGACTTAAtactaaaacaggaaactaaaaTAGCCTATCAGAAGGCTTTACCAAACCTACCTAGtcaaaataaacaaaccaaaTTAAAACAACTTACTTCCCTAACTAAGATAAGCAGGAGAAaattataatcaaaataaaaggcAGTCCACCCCTACAAAGTCCTCTATAAAGCATGCAGCACTAGGAATGTTTACAAAGGTCTGCTGGTTGGGATGAGCCTTGAATGAATTGCAGTCCATGGCAGCATCATCATATAGGTCACCTCCAGCTAACTAACCAATCCGTATCATCCGTCTTCAGGATACACCAATCACAGAGAGGCACCTGCACACTGAGATTTACATACTAAACAATAATCCTACAAAACAATGACAATGACATTCTCGTTAGTCAAAATAAAAATTACTTCAGGCAAGTTTTGCTTGGATGAATAACAAATTCAATGTATTTGAAAGTCAAAATGTTCTTgaaatttttttctttgttttgtgacACCTACAACCTGACCAGTCAGACAGAGGAGGATGACGATGAGGAGGTGATTAGACTGACGAGGAAGCCCAGTAAAAAAGCATTTCTGGAGGGTTTTCAAATACTTTATACATCTGAAATATAATATTGGTTTACACAAATTTTAGACACTGATGATGGAAACTTTTTTTGCAGAATTTTCGGATGAGGAAAGTATCGAGTGTAATGGGTTTTCTCTACGGAGTTTATAATTCCAGTTCCAAAATAAGTCAAATTCTCTaagattatgattttttttttttttgctggataTGCTTAGTTTTACTTTAGTACCTTTGTATAGGTGTCAAGCTACCCACCGTCCCTACTGCAACAAAGAAGCTCCAGCCCAGTGACAACAGCATGTTACGCAATACTTGCCAGTACTGGTAACAGCTTAAGTACTGGTGTTGCGTAAACCATGAGTCACAGGCTGATGGATGTGTTTCAGCCTCTGAAAATAAAGCCATGTCTGTCCCAGCTGAGCATAAGATCATGGGAGTAGTTACAGGCTTATGGATGTGTTTTAGCCTATGAAGATAAAACCATTTCTGGCCAGGCAGATGGCCTTGTGGAAACCTTCTCGGGCCTGGATTAGTGTGCTTCCAGATTTCAGCCCAaggaaatatccagtgagtaTCATTTTATGCATTGCCCCAACGAGGTCAAAAGTCAATTCTAGACAAAGTGTTAGTCACTGCTTTAGAATCAAGTTtggtaatgattttttttttttacatacaatGCAGTAGTTACAAGCTCATCAAATGTTTCAGACTTGTCTGGCTTAAGGCCCTTTCACATAGGATGCTGCATGCGCAGCACTGGGCTCTGAATCCCATTGAGTGAGGAGTACTTGTGCATTTAACTGGGTTGAACTTTGACTGCTATTCCCTGTGATGTACCATCGCACAACCAGTAGAAGCAAAGCCTACAGCTGCACCAAGTTCAACCAAATGATGAAGGAAAAACTTGTACCTATCTGATGTGAACTTTTTGACACAAGTTTACCTGCATATATCGGGACCTCCAGAGCTTTTGAGTAAGTCATTCCTGTCAGTCTGGGTACTTCAAGAAGAAAACAGCGTTGTGGAAACGACACACTCTTCACTAGTAGGGATAGTTGCAAAGCTTTCTTCTTTATAACATTTGAAcataatgcaacacaaaaactcttGTAGAGGATACAAAGTCAGAGATACATGTTTTGAAATGACAACAAGAAGGCGCATCTAATATATGTAAAATGGCCGCAAAAGGAAATTTGATGATGCCGCAACTGAAGAGTACATCAAGATGCATGTGCACCTCAAGCATACACTTAAAAAAATGGAGGTGGAGTATTCACTCAGGACTGATAAGCACATCCTACAGTACTTTGAACCAGAATTGTTTTTCCCCATGTTTACGGAGTAGCACAGAGCAGCCTGTAGCAGTTTTAAGTTTTAGGATCTCTACAATGTCTCTACATCTCAACTGGTGCCATGATGCAGTTTCAAGTTCTCTGTTCAAATGACAACTCTCAGTCTGCgcatgtctcacacattcatgcatacacacacacacacacacacacacacacacacacacacacacacacacacacacacacttttcccCAATCAGTTACATTTTTCCCCTCCATAAGCCTCCTTTACACTTTGTGCCCTGGTGTCTTCCTTTATCAGTGGTGTTGAACTCTCTCTGGCTTGGTTTAAGGACCTATTAAGGCCAGAGCAAGTGTAGGTTTTGTAAATAGACATATTTCAAACCACTACACAGCATTGTTGATGACAACCAGGATCCCTGTTTAttagtagtattattatttttaataaaggtTCAAATGAGGATATTAAATTGTAATTTATTTGCAAAACATTGTGTATAACTGTTAACCTTGATCCAGAGGGTGGAGGGCATGTTTTCTGTACCAGTTAATTTTGCTGTAGCTTTTGTTTCAACAGAtagtttaaaatgaaaatgcattAAACCTTCATGTGCATCCCTATCATCCGCTACTGAGACAGTCAAATTAAGTTATTGGAATATAATCTAGTCCCATTTCAGAAGGTGGCATACTGTTCCAGATGATTTTCCACCAGCAGATGATAACTGGAGATGCATGCAAAAGTGTAAACAGAGCTACAGAAAAATTTACTGGTGACCTATAGAAAATATGTCCTGGTCCCTCTGGAAATACGGGACTACTACTAAAACAACCGCTGTAACACTGACAGTTACTGACCTATTATAGTCACTCTATAAATGCTGCCCATTTAAATTTTCTTACCTGTAAACACTGCCATGTCCACTGGAATCCAGGGAGActggattctggagtcttcccatactcctgttagtgatcctccatctgAATGGATGATAACAACCGGCCCATATCTATGGGCTGATTGCCATTAATAATGCCCATTGAATGGACTGACAACATCCAAAGTGGGTGGTTCACTATGTAAGACCAAGTAGATCTGGTGACGGGGTATTTCAGTTGTGCATAGTGGAATTCAAATGTAGGTGTGACTGAGAGGGATTAAGTAGAATCTGTTTTGTTGAGCTCTTGGATGCTAAAGGTGTAAAAGCATACAGTTATTGGTATTATCACCCTCCTGACACACAGATTTTAATGAACtacttcaaaagaaaaaaattcaaataatttaaatttggaggcaaaatataaagaagtgaAATCTTTGCACAGTATTGTATCGGTTACATCTTCTTTTCagccatgtttttaattttttatttttttaatcatttgggTGGCACAGCTAAATTAAATACCAATGCTACAGTTAAACTATTTACTAGTTAACACCCTTGTTTGCTTAACTAATATTTACTTAGTTGCATGTGGGTATGTCAATGTGTAATTcaatatttagtttatttttattataataacAAATTCCTAACTTGCAGTTGGCGGATGATGTAAATGCTCCTACAAAGGTACATAAATGCTGCGTGTCCTATCTTTTCCCAGACACCTTGCTATCAGATACTGGCTGTGTAGCTTTGCTGGATTGTTCTAACAAGGTAACGCTTAACTTCTTTGTTCGTATCACAGCATAAACAGAAGAAATCATTTTCTACTATTATTTGTGTATAATAGTAGAAGAAGATGTTGTGTATAAATGCAATAATTATAGTGGGTGAATTTAACAATGATGTTGAAACTGCATCTTGTGTGTCATAAAACTGAACATTGAATCATATTCCTtaataatatttacatttaaaactattaaaaTGCACACACTGGTGCAGCTCTCCACCATTACTGAAAAATTCTCAAAACTGTTGCTGTTGTAAATTAGCTATGTGATTATTAGCAGATTAGGTTTACTTGAAAAGTTTGTGTCAGGATTTAGTGTACATCAGAAACAGCTGCTTTTACACTATTTATATGTTGCTTCCCTGTGGCAATATCTgtataaaacagtaaaaaaaaatcatattatgGGTCTgataaaacaaattattttagaTTATAAGATTAGTTAAACTACAGGCATGGgttaaaaacatgaaactgactATGGATGCCCTAACTTTGGCTTCCGGTGACACTGCGAGAAATATTTAGAGCTGACTTCTTTCATATACACATTACtgctaaaataaaaaactttgtGTCTTGGAGTGATGTTGAAAAACAAGTTGATACATCTGTTAAAAGCatgaaattgtgtttttgtaaaaCCTACCTGAAGTGCTTTCAAGTTCATCCAAAACATCACAATGAGAGTACTAACAGCAACCTATACTTTTTTGTTAGTGTAAGTTCTtttcgcttttctttccaagttcctTAGATTATTCCTTTTCCTccctgttttttattgtttttatgtttttatggttCATATTTTAGTATGGTTTCATGTAATCTTTCaattattactttaaaaaaattgtgaCATCTCATAAagcaaatattttcattttttgcattgtgtgtttgttttgcatgCACATAGTATTTCTTAGACGAGCAGTAGAAATACACCAGGTGCCCTGTTTGTTCTGTCTGCTCAGCTCTTCACAAACATCATGCTCTCCTCTGGACTCGGCAGGAAGTTCCGTGAGTACAACAGGCTGATTATTTACATATAAAAGCTTTTCATAAAGTCAGAGGGAAAGATTAAGTGTCACTCTTCTTAAGCTTTTTATCTTTCAGAGGTACTTGAGATGAGGTGCTTTCTAATCCTTCTGCATAAAATACTTATAACTATAAAATAACTTAGAACTTTTCAAATGTAATTAATGgattattaattatttacaaGTAGCTTGTAACAATTTTTAGGTTGAATTTTAAATCATTAAAACTCAAGAATAacgaatatttttttcttctctgattTTCAGTTCTGGGAGTAACATGTTTACTCATGAGTTCAGGTAAATGCACATTTCAGTCACTTTTATCCTGTGccattttttaactttataaTGCCACTTTCAGCCATGCTAATAGATTTTCTGAACTTATACTTTCACTCTGATTACATGGGACCTTTTATTTAAATCCtgtctgttcattttaaaccaTGTAAGAAACTCTGAGTTTAAACACAAGCATCAAGCTGTTAGGTGAAATTGCGCAGGGAGCTGCCTGTGTTGACTGTGACTATCACCAATAAACGTGGGTGTGTCTCCTGAATCAACAGCAGGCCTTACCTCCTCTCTTGCTGGATTCTGGATTCTGATACCAAGTACTTATACTGATAACTACTTGCAGCTGATGGATCCTGTCCTGATTTAAGGCGTGAATGTGTCATCAATAAGctgaaaatgaatgttttttaatgacAACCAAATGATGTTATTTGGTGTCAACTTGTATTCTGTGAAATGTGCCATACAAATAACTGACAGTAAATGACAGTTAACACAAGATGATTATTATGTTCATGTCATGTtacgctgtgtggcaggcaggacccaaatgcaggactcgtaGACACGAATGGCAGATTTATTGCActgttgcaaaaacatactaGAAACCAAAATTCAAAAGCACTTTGGGTTTTCAGTTACTATATATAACATTTACTTACTATTGTGTAAGTAAATAGATGGAATTTTTATttggatatttatttgtttaaaaaaaggcaggaaaaaactattaaattgtgactataaaatTAGCAACACAGCACTTATTAATACAGCAAAGACTCATTACATATGAGatgattttaaatttcaggCTTTGTCAGAGTTGTCACTGAGACCACCGTGTACCCACAAAGAAAGCCCCCCTGCGACAGCCAGATCTGCCGCTTGAGCCACGGTAAGAAAAGCATACTCTGTATATGAAAGATGTACAGACCTCCTGGGTTAGAAAAGTGGAGCTAATATGGAAGTGCCTTAAGCCAGCAAAAGAAGTCCAGTCCAGATGCTCAGGCATTGGCTCAAATTTTGTACTCGTAagttgaaacacacacacacagccagggaAGTTGAGCGCAGAGTTTTACACatagttttttgctttgtatctgtaaccagactttaaaaatgtaatttgtgtaaatcttttttacacacacacaaattctcatctatagatacacaaacataaaattttcacatattttggtttacaaggttacaaaaccCAGTTCACAAGTACAcatttgatttacaagtacaaaatatttatgacgacaatttgagcccataccaGTACAATGTCCACACAACTGCAGACACTGCATCAATCCCTGTGTCACCATCTTTTCCCCTTTTCCCTCACTTGGAAACAAGACCCAGTTACTTAAACTCCTCCTACTGGGGGGAATCTGTCCCATTGAACCAATCAATCAAAAAGACCACACCCTTAATAATGGAAACTTTACGCTTTCGTACAATTTAAACTGGACTGTTAAAAAAAGTTCACCCcacacatatagttgttttttttttaaatagctatTTACAAAAACAATATAGTTAGTAATAGTGACCAAAacagttttgtttatttctgctgtgtaaagttggacattttattATGGCAGTAACTGACTGTGGGAGCCTCCGGTGGATGTTCAAGGAATTGCaggttttatgattttagcactGGCTTCAAGTTTTTAGGTTGAACTTTgctgttgtatttttttgttttgttttcttttgggttttttggatTGTCCATTCACCTCTGtccaaataagaaaaaataatattttcatcTACTAATAAATAATGATTTGATATCAAAGACAGATTAGACAGTTAGTCTATGCCATTGAGCTCCACTGTTAGCAAAAATCAaattttttaagtgttatgtCACTTGTTTTGTGTCAGAGAAATTAAAGAAATTGCTGAAAATGAAACTATTTATGTCTCTTCTTTTAGTCCACAGTGTAACATGCGAAGGATCTCAGGCAAACCTGCAGTGTGGTGAgggttattttttgtttgtttgttttttttattgttgaattaATTTGTTCGAAGTGCAAACATGGTTATACTTTAATCCCTTCCTCAGGTGAAGGGCAGGTTTTAGTCATCCATGGAGCTGATTATGGACGCCATGACAAAACCACATGCTCTGATGGACGTCCTGCTTCTCAGCTCCAAGTTGTCCAGTGCTCAAGTCCCACGAGCAATGATGTTGTAGCTAAAAGGTACAGATTGACTATTTTTGTGTAGTTTTACCTTCTTTTTTTGACCAGATTACACAATGTGCAGTATGTTAAACCCTCTGCTGACTCACTTTTTATCTGCATTCAAAGCTGTAATGGGAAAAACAGCTGCACTATCTCGGCAAGCAACTCTGTGTTTGGAGACCCCTGTGTTGGCACCTACAAGTACCTGGAGGTGGTTTATACTTGTCAGTGTAAGTACCTCAACCAGTAACGCACAAATTTTTGATTTAACTCAGTTGGGTAACACCTCTGTTACTGAGACTTAAAAGTgaacattcagtcattcagctCATGTCATTTCAAAcggcattttttaaaatcctgtcAGCTGAACCTAAACTAGGGCATAAGAACACATTTAGATTTCATTTTTGGATTTCAAGATTGTGCTCCACAATCAAACTCAACTTTATCCcacttttaaaagttaaaaggtGAAGAATCAATAATTAAAAATGTGAGGtgcaaaacacaaaatcaaatccAAACCAAGAAGGAAAATGTTGCAAAACTTACAAATTAAATCTGTGATCATAAACTAATATTTAGTCTACACAATaatttttaaagtttgagaTTTAATGAATGTGATTTACGCTTTTCTCTCAGTCCAGACTGTAACATGTGAAGGATCTCAGGCAAAGCTTCAGTGTggtgagtttttcttttttgcaactTTATTGAATTCATTTCAGTGAAATGCAAACTTGTTTATAGTTTAACGCTGTGATCTCGTCCTCAGGTAAAGGGCAGATTTTAGTCATCCACAGAGCAGATTACGGACGGCATGACCAAACTACGTGCTCTAACTTACAATCTGACTGTATGCTCAGAGATGTCCTCTGCTCAAGTCCAGAAAGCATTGAAGTCGTAGCTGAAAGGTGCAGATGCTGACTgtctttttttcaccttttaatTTTCTCCCAGATGTGCAGTATGTCAAACGTCTGCTGACTCACTTTTCATCTGCATTCACAGCTGTAATGGGAAAAACAGCTGTACTATTTCAGCAACCAGCTCTGTGTTTGGAAACCCCTGTTTTGGCACCTACAAGTACCTGGAGGTGGATTATACTTGTCAGTGTAAGTACCTCAAACAGTAATGCACATACAACTCCAAAAAAAATGCTAGCAAACAAAATATTCACAATAACCATCACCTTTAGTTTCATCCAGTGGGGTCAAACCTCTCTAACTAATAATGgacattcagtcattcaaatAATACTACTaccactaataataataataaaaataataataataataattttatttataataatagTTTATTAATAAGGTGCCTTTTGAAACATCCAAGAACACAACaatacaataaaacacataatagagATGACACCATGAAGAACAAtagaaacaaaagcacaagttaaAATTTACAAACAGTGGGTTCACAGTGAACATGCAGAtttgaacagatgggttttgagttgAGATTTAAACTGGGGGAGAGAACCAATATTTCTTATATCTGGGGGtagagagttccacagcctgggagcagagcagctaaaagCTCTGCTTCCCGTGGTGGTGAGGCGGAAAGAAGGCACAGCAAGCTGGATAGAAGAAGAGGATCAAAGTGAGCGGGCAGGAGAAGTAGTGCTTAACAGGTCAGAAAGGTAAGGAGGAGCACGGTTATGAATGgccttgaaggtgagcagaagaagtTTGTATATTATCTGGAATTTCACTGGGAGCCAGTGTAGTTCCTTAAGAACAGGGGTGATGTGCTGAGGGTTCTGGTAATAATGCGGGCAGCGGCGTTTTGAACCAGTTGAAGCTTATGGAGGGATTTTTGGGGGAGACCGTGCAAgagagaattacagtagtcaagGAGGGAGGTAACGAGACTATGGATAAGAATGGTAGTAGACTGGGTGGAAAGAGAAGGACGTAATCTGTTAATGTTGCGTAGATGGAAATAGGCAGAAGGGATGAGATTATTGATGTAAGATTTAAAGGATAGTGAACCGTCTAGGATGACAACGAGGCTCTTAATCTAAGGTGAAGGGAAAACTGTGGAGTTATCAATGGTGAAAGAGAAATGACTTGCCTCCAATAGGTTGGGTTGCGGAGGGGCGGACACACCTGAGCAgcatccgcaatcacgcctcaccGGCTTAAAACAGAATGAACTAGGCctgttgttgttgatgatgtGTGTAGGCTgtagctgaaaagctgcagccgcaataaagaagtgtactgaaaAGTGCGAACATGTGGTCCTGTCTGTCCTGCAGCGTTTACAGTGGTGCCGAAACCCAGGACTGGGGCACAACAGACCCGACTGTGGTGTATTCATAATTGTCCCTGGTACATTTGTTGTATGGGCTGTATGTGTTTATTGTTCGATTGTGTAATTACATGCTACGTACTGGCAATGCATGCTGGGAGGCGGTAATAAAGTAGGTAAAGAGTTGGTCTTACCGCACACAGTTGTCCCGCGTACTTATTCTGATTCAGAGTAAGAATCACAGACCGACCACATGTTCGCTCTTTTCAGTGCACTTCTTTATTGCGGCTGTCGACTTACACACGcggctgcagcttttcagctgatgctgctgaagcgCATATTAACGTAATTGCCGCGCATTTCTTTGTTCCGCCGTAAAAGTGATTCCGATGTTAAATATTAGTTCTGCGTGACTTTTCTGACAGGAAACTTGTTCCCCAATGTCAGAACTCTGCGCCCCATCAGTGGGGTGCGCCACACACTTTGAGAACCACTGCCTTAGAATACAAAACGCCTTGAAGTGACTGCTGACTTggcaatatttaaataaaactgaactgtatTATAAAAGTTAAAAGATGAACAAACAAGAAACAGGAGAAAATTTGAGATGCAAAACATAAAatgacagtaaaaataaaaacagacagaagaaaataacaataatgaaaACATATTTTGCAGGATGCAAAATAAtttaagaaaagatgaaacaaAGGAGGAAAAGGTTGCAAAAGAGTTCAAGTTACAAATTAAATCATGATATAATAATCAATCTGCACATGAATTATGacagtttttaatgtgtttctaatgtgttttgtgtttttctctcagTCCAGAGTGCAACATGTGAAGGGTCTCAGGCAAACCTTCAGTGTGGTAAGtttttttgtaactttgttgagtttgatttattgaaatgtaaACATGGTTATAGTTTAATGCTGTGATGTCTTCCTCAGACAAAGGACAGGTTTTAGTCATCCACGGAGCTGATTATGGACGCCATGACAAAACCACGTGCTCTGCTGGACGCCCTGCCTCTCAGCTCCAAGTTGTCCAGTGCTCAAGTCAGACGAGCACTGATGTTGTAGCTAAAAGGTACAGATTGACTCTCTTTTTGTGTAGTTTTacttgtttggttttcttttcttttttcgaCCAGATTACACAATGTACATTATGTTAAACCCTCTGCTGACTCACTTTTTATCTGCATTCAAAGCTGTAATGGGAAAAACAGCTGTACTGTCTCAGCAAGCAACTCTGTGTTTGGAGACCCCTGTGTTGGCACCTACAAGTACCTGGAGGTGGTTTATACTTGTCAGTGTAAGTACCTTGAACCAGTAACGCACGCATGCTAGCGATAATGgacattcagtcattcagatCATGATAACCAATAGGACAGCTTCTTTCTTAtcctgttttgctttgttaaaaaGGGATTTTGGAGAATTCGCAGGTAGTACTTATTGTTTAAAATATCAGTGTATTCTGTTGACAAGCTGAAGTTGAACTTCAGGCTTAGTTAGACCTTTGTATACAAAGGTGATGCTTGGTGTACAGTGAGTGCCTATCTGACTGCTTTTAAAGTAGTGAGGTATTTTTGTTAGTTAAGCCACTTAGGACTGATCTATGAATTATTCAAACGTAAAAATGCTCCGAAGTCAAGGGATGAACCACTATTGTGTCTCTACATAACAGATGACCTAGtgaagaaccaattttaaattgcatCTCCAGAAactttgttactagcggccagtcacaaaacacatcatttgttcccatttacTTAGGTGAATGTATAAAAAATGCCAACGAA is from Oreochromis niloticus isolate F11D_XX linkage group LG20, O_niloticus_UMD_NMBU, whole genome shotgun sequence and encodes:
- the LOC100704312 gene encoding rhamnose-binding lectin, with the translated sequence MLSSGLGRKFLLGVTCLLMSSGFVRVVTETTVYPQRKPPCDSQICRLSHVHSVTCEGSQANLQCGEGQVLVIHGADYGRHDKTTCSDGRPASQLQVVQCSSPTSNDVVAKSCNGKNSCTISASNSVFGDPCVGTYKYLEVVYTCQFQTVTCEGSQAKLQCGKGQILVIHRADYGRHDQTTCSNLQSDCMLRDVLCSSPESIEVVAESCNGKNSCTISATSSVFGNPCFGTYKYLEVDYTCQFQSATCEGSQANLQCDKGQVLVIHGADYGRHDKTTCSAGRPASQLQVVQCSSQTSTDVVAKSCNGKNSCTVSASNSVFGDPCVGTYKYLEVVYTCQFQSATCEGSQANLQCDKGQVLVIHRADYGRHDKTTCSAGRPASQLQVVQCSSPTSNDVVAKSCNGKNSCTVSASNSVFGDPCVGTYKYLEVVYTCQ